A single window of Vibrio alfacsensis DNA harbors:
- a CDS encoding succinylglutamate desuccinylase, which yields MTKSLFRQSFLTDTLDVHIDVAPAEQVLSNGVKLKLYQRGVLEVIPADYSQDTKNIIISCGIHGDETAPMELVDSIIKDVESGFQKIDARCLFLIAHPESTLAHTRFLEENLNRLFDEKVHEPTKELAIADTLKFLVRDFYQGTATETRWHLDLHCAIRGSKHYTFAVSPKTRHPVRSKALIDFLDSAHIEAILLSNSPSSTFSWFSAESYGAQALTMELGRVARIGENDLDKLTAFDLALRNLIAETPAEHLSKPCIKYRVSRTIVRLHDDFDFMFDDNVENFTSFVHGEVFGHDGVKPLMAKNDNEAIVFPNRRVAIGQRAALMVCEVKTRYEDGELVYD from the coding sequence ATGACGAAGTCTCTTTTTCGCCAATCGTTTTTAACTGACACGTTAGATGTACACATTGATGTTGCACCGGCGGAACAGGTTCTGTCTAACGGTGTAAAACTTAAGCTCTACCAGCGCGGTGTGCTTGAGGTGATCCCTGCCGATTACTCTCAAGATACCAAGAACATCATTATCTCATGTGGCATTCATGGGGATGAAACCGCGCCGATGGAACTGGTGGATTCAATTATTAAAGATGTTGAATCCGGCTTCCAAAAAATTGATGCTCGCTGTCTATTTCTTATCGCTCACCCAGAATCTACACTGGCGCATACGCGATTTCTTGAAGAAAACCTCAATCGTCTGTTTGATGAAAAAGTACATGAGCCAACCAAAGAGCTCGCGATCGCAGATACGCTGAAGTTTTTAGTGAGAGATTTCTATCAAGGTACAGCGACAGAGACACGTTGGCATTTAGATTTGCATTGCGCGATTCGTGGTTCAAAACACTACACGTTTGCGGTGAGTCCAAAAACTCGACACCCAGTTCGTAGCAAAGCGTTGATTGATTTTTTAGACAGTGCACACATTGAAGCGATACTGCTTTCGAACTCACCGTCTAGCACGTTTAGTTGGTTTAGTGCAGAAAGCTATGGTGCTCAGGCATTGACGATGGAACTAGGCCGCGTTGCCCGTATTGGGGAAAATGATTTAGATAAACTCACCGCATTTGATTTGGCTCTTCGCAACCTTATTGCAGAGACTCCTGCTGAGCATTTATCGAAACCGTGCATTAAGTATCGAGTCAGTCGAACCATTGTGCGTTTGCATGATGATTTTGATTTTATGTTTGATGACAATGTTGAGAACTTTACCTCGTTTGTGCATGGCGAAGTCTTTGGGCACGATGGTGTTAAACCATTGATGGCGAAAAATGACAATGAAGCGATTGTTTTCCCCAATCGACGTGTTGCGATAGGACAACGAGCGGCCTTAATGGTGTGTGAAGTGAAAACGCGCTATGAAGATGGTGAATTGGTCTACGATTAA
- the btuC gene encoding vitamin B12 ABC transporter permease BtuC — MDFQQLTLNKERRWQRNLLIMSAMLMLLSAVHLMVGEVFLSPFHELSSFEQKLLWDLRLPRLVAAAIIGAALAVSGATLQVLLGNVLAEPGVLGISGGASLAMVLVMFAFPVLPSPMVFMLSAIAGSMLFTVILVGIARAMHLTTARLLLVGVALGILSSAVVTWAFYFSDDLSLRQLMYWLMGSIGGASWYQHSVTLVMLPVLIWLCCKGKPLDKLMLGETHAMQLGVDVHKLRWKLILAISILVGGSVALGGIISFVGLVVPHLLRLAFGTENRYLLPLSAISGAALLVFADIGARLLLDSAELPLGVMTTSIGAPIFIWMLVKSHDAR, encoded by the coding sequence ATGGATTTTCAACAACTTACCCTAAATAAAGAGCGACGCTGGCAACGTAATCTTCTGATTATGTCAGCGATGCTCATGCTGTTATCTGCCGTCCATTTGATGGTTGGTGAGGTGTTCCTTTCTCCTTTTCATGAACTGTCCTCTTTTGAACAAAAACTGTTGTGGGATTTACGTCTGCCTCGCTTAGTGGCTGCTGCAATTATTGGCGCCGCGTTGGCAGTATCTGGTGCAACGTTACAAGTGTTACTTGGGAACGTGCTTGCGGAACCGGGAGTGCTTGGTATCTCCGGCGGTGCAAGCTTAGCCATGGTCTTGGTCATGTTTGCTTTTCCTGTGCTGCCGTCACCGATGGTTTTTATGTTGTCTGCGATTGCCGGTTCGATGCTCTTTACGGTGATTTTAGTGGGGATCGCGAGAGCCATGCATTTGACGACGGCACGTTTGCTTTTAGTTGGCGTAGCATTGGGTATTTTGTCTAGCGCGGTTGTTACCTGGGCATTTTACTTCAGTGATGATTTAAGCTTACGTCAGCTTATGTATTGGCTTATGGGCAGCATTGGCGGTGCGAGCTGGTATCAACACAGTGTCACGTTAGTGATGTTGCCGGTATTAATTTGGTTATGTTGCAAAGGCAAGCCCTTGGATAAGCTTATGCTAGGAGAAACCCATGCGATGCAATTGGGCGTTGATGTCCATAAGCTGCGCTGGAAATTGATCCTTGCTATTTCCATATTGGTGGGAGGTTCTGTCGCATTAGGTGGCATCATTAGTTTTGTTGGTTTAGTGGTACCACATCTATTGCGATTGGCTTTTGGTACCGAGAATCGATATTTATTGCCTTTATCGGCGATATCCGGTGCGGCTTTGTTGGTGTTTGCTGACATAGGTGCCCGCTTATTGCTTGATTCAGCCGAGCTGCCTTTGGGTGTCATGACCACGTCCATCGGTGCGCCAATATTCATTTGGATGTTAGTGAAAAGTCATGATGCACGTTAA